The following are encoded in a window of Shewanella psychrotolerans genomic DNA:
- a CDS encoding DUF2946 domain-containing protein codes for MTQSRRSITLWLIAVMVLLSLATSIHSVVHLKEKPTDQCVLCIHQHLHQNAITSTPFNFHLTQQQFVPAEFTAITYNRPFRFFFNSRAPPITA; via the coding sequence GTGACGCAATCAAGACGAAGTATTACATTATGGCTTATTGCCGTGATGGTGCTGTTGTCTTTAGCCACATCGATCCACAGCGTTGTTCATTTAAAAGAAAAGCCTACCGATCAGTGTGTGCTTTGTATTCATCAGCACCTGCATCAGAACGCGATAACGAGTACCCCTTTTAATTTCCACTTAACTCAGCAACAGTTTGTTCCTGCTGAGTTTACCGCTATTACCTATAACCGACCATTCCGCTTTTTCTTCAATAGTCGGGCCCCACCGATAACAGCATAA